From a single Drosophila sulfurigaster albostrigata strain 15112-1811.04 chromosome 3, ASM2355843v2, whole genome shotgun sequence genomic region:
- the LOC133845741 gene encoding lon protease homolog, mitochondrial isoform X1 — protein MFTRAIRMRSMLRGLSTMASTYTRHNRHAQNSMVEYFNEVRLLRFKGAAASTAQTQRYFSRKRGDEDDIMAEAEPELLTDQRDGQQLPATVAVPDVWPHVPMLAMRRHPLFPRFMKIVEVSNPIVMDLLRRKVKLNQPYVGVFLKKTDGEEEIIHNLDDVYAVGTFAQIQELQDLGDKLRMVVVAHRRIRITGQVMEDVQPASKSAKMTTLHYPLFNIKLRIPAEDQSNADTDATSRLVNRSMRKPRGRNARRQTNKREEAAAEELVQRQTLESPLPSGRVKPTATPKPPTVAASETAGEAGEENKDAETTPTTPPVLIVEVENIKLPAYKQTEEVKALTQEIIKTLRDIITMNPLYRESLQQMLHQNQRVVDNPIYLCDLGASLSAGEPGELQKILEETDIPQRLLLALALLKKELELSRLQQKIGREVEEKVKQQHRKYILQEQLKVIKKELGIEKDDKDAIGEKYREKLKDKTVPESIKTVIDEELTKLNFLESHSSEFNVTRNYLDWLTSLPWGVISPENLCLDKATEILNNDHYGMEDIKKRILEFIAVSSLKGTTQGKILCFHGPPGVGKTSIAKSIARALNREYFRFSVGGMTDVAEIKGHRRTYVGAMPGKLIQCLKKTKTENPLVLIDEVDKIGKGYQGDPSSALLELLDPEQNANFLDHYLDVPVDLSRVLFICTANVIDTIPEPLRDRMELIEMSGYVAEEKVAIARQYLIPQAMKDCGLTEKQINITEDALNMLIRSYCRESGVRNLQKQIEKVIRKVAFRLVKKEGEEFPVNADNLTTFLGKQVFSSDRMYNTTPAGVVMGLAWTAMGGSSLYIETSRRHIRAEKPESNTGSLHLTGNLGDVMKESAQIALTVARNFLYTHEPKNKFLEQEHIHLHVPEGATPKDGPSAGVTIITALVSLATGKPVRPDVAMTGEVSLKGKVLTVGGIKEKTIAARRSGVTCLILPVDNKKDFEELPGFITDGLEVHFASDYDDVFKIAFADTNLTTSETSSTTPVAQREKIPSAATASPKTGSS, from the exons TTGCTGCGTTTCAAGGGAGCCGCTGCTTCGACGGCACAGACTCAGCGGTATTTTAGTCGCAAGCGTGGTGATGAGGATGATATAATGGCGGAGGCGGAACCCGAACTCTTGACGGATCAACGTGACGGACAACAACTACCGGCAACAGTTGCGGTGCCCGATGTTTGGCCCCATGTGCCAATGTTGGCAATGCGCCGGCATCCACTTTTTCCGCGCTTCATGAAGATTGTTGAG GTTTCGAATCCGATTGTTATGGATCTGCTGCGACGCAAAGTGAAGCTTAATCAGCCCTATGTTGGTGTCTTTCTAAAGAAAACCGACGGTGAAGAGGAAATCATACACAATCTGGATGATGTTTATGCCGTGGGCACCTTTGCCCAGATCCAAGAACTTCAAGATTTGGGCGACAAGCTCCGCATGGTTGTGGTGGCACACAGACGCATTCGCATCACTGGGCAGGTGATGGAGGATGTGCAGCCCGCATCAAAGTCAG CGAAAATGACAACTTTGCATTATCCactatttaatataaaattacgcATCCCAGCTGAAGATCAGTCGAATGCCGATACTGATGCCACATCGCGATTGGTCAATCGTAGCATGCGCAAGCCTCGTGGACGCAATGCCCGACGCCAAACGAATAAGCGTGAAGAGGCCGCTGCCGAAGAGCTTGTGCAGCGCCAGACGCTGGAGTCACCATTGCCAAGTGGTCGTGTGAAGCCTACAGCAACGCCTAAACCACCCACAGTGGCAGCAAGTGAGACCGCTGGCGAAGCCGGTGAAGAAAACAAGGATGCGGaaacaacgccaacaacaccGCCTGTGCTCATTGTGGAGGTAGAGAATATCAAGCTGCCTGCCTACAAGCAAACCGAGGAAGTGAAGGCGCTAACTCAGGAGATCATTAAGACGTTGCGTGATATCATAACCATGAATCCGCTCTACAG GGAGAGCTTGCAGCAGATGCTACATCAAAATCAAAGAGTTGTTGACAACCCCATCTACTTGTGTGATTTGGGCGCTTCCCTGTCAGCTGGTGAACCTGGCGAACTGCAGAAAATATTAGAGGAAACCGAT ATACCTCAACGACTGCTATTAGCACTTGCGTTGCTTAAAAAGGAACTGGAGCTGTCGCGTTTGCAGCAAAAGATTGGACGTGAGGTTGAGGAGAAGGTCAAGCAACAGCATCGCAAATATATACTTCAGGAGCAGTTAAAAGTTATCAAAAAGGAGTTGGGCATTGAGAAGGACGACAAGGATGCCATTGGTGAGAAGTATCGCGAGAAACTCAAAGACAAAACTGTGCCGGAGAGCATTAAAACTGTTATTGACGAAGAGCTGACCAAGCTAAATTTCTTGGAGAGCCACAGCTCagaatttaa cgTTACACGCAACTATTTGGACTGGCTCACCTCACTGCCTTGGGGCGTCATTAGTCCCGAAAACTTGTGCCTTGATAAGGCGACCGAAATTCTGAACAACGATCACTACGGCATGGAGGACATCAAGAAGCGCATCTTGGAGTTCATTGCAGTCAGTTCACTGAAGGGCACAACCCAGGGAAAAATCTTGTGCTTCCATGGTCCGCCTGGTGTGGGAAAAACGAGTATTGCCAAGTCGATAGCACGCGCATTAAATCGCGAATATTTCCGCTTCAGTGTGGGTGGCATGACGGATGTGGCCGAAATTAAGGGACATCGACGCACCTATGTAGGCGCCATGCCCGGCAAACTTATTCAGTGCctgaagaaaacaaaaacggaGAATCCCCTTGTGCTCATCGATGAAGTCGACAAAATTGGCAA AGGCTATCAGGGTGATCCTAGCTCTGCGCTGTTAGAACTGCTCGATCCAGAGCAGAATGCCAATTTCCTTGATCATTACCTCGATGTGCCCGTGGATTTGTCGCGTGTACTGTTCATTTGCACCGCAAATGTCATTGATACCATACCAGAACCTCTCCGTGATCGCATGGAACTGATTGAAATGTCTGGCTATGTGGCTGAAGAGAAGGTGGCCATTGCACGTCAATATCTAATACCACAGGCCATGAAGGATTGCGGTCTAACGgagaaacaaattaatattactgAAGATGCGCTGAATATGCTCATTCGCAGCTATTGCCGTGAGAGTGGTGTACGTAATCTGCAGAAGCAAATCGAGAAGGTCATACGCAAGGTGGCGTTCCGCTTGGTCAAGAAAGAGGGCGAGGAATTCCCCGTCAATGCCGACAACTTGACCACGTTCCTGGGCAAACAAGTCTTTAGCTCCGATCGCATGTACAACACAACACCAGCTGGTGTGGTCATGGGCCTAGCCTGGACGGCCATGGGAGGCTCTTCGTTGTACATTGAGACCTCCAGGCGTCATATACGCGCCGAGAAGCCTGAATCGAACACGGGAAGTCTACATTTGACTGGTAATCTGGGCGATGTGATGAAGGAATCGGCACAAATCGCGCTCACCGTAGCACGCAACTTCCTGTACACGCATGAGCCAAAGAACAAGTTCCTAGAGCAAGA ACACATTCATCTGCATGTGCCTGAGGGCGCTACGCCTAAGGATGGACCCAGTGCAGGTGTAACCATCATCACAGCTTTAGTCTCATTGGCAACCGGGAAGCCAGTGCGTCCTGATGTGGCCATGACGGGTGAGGTGTCACTCAAGGGCAAAGTCTTGACTGTGGGCGGCATCAAGGAGAAGACCATTGCA GCACGACGAAGCGGTGTCACTTGCCTTATTTTACCAGTTGACAATAAGAAGGACTTTGAGGAGTTACCCGGCTTTATTACCGATGGCTTGGAAGTGCACTTTGCTAGCGATTACGACGATGTCTTTAAGATTGCCTTTGCTGACACTAACTTGACGACTTCAGAGACAAGTAGCACCACACCGGTGGCGCAACGTGAGAAGATCCCAAGCGCAGCCACAGCCTCACCTAAGACAGGCAGCTCTTAA
- the LOC133843589 gene encoding collagenase-like, translating into MKVLVIFALVLAYASGSVLHDELKIESSNMWNNRNISIINGHDASPGQFPYQAGLIMDKVEKFSFCGGSLINNNWILTAAHCTHGAHVVSILLGSVLLNESKVTLIVQEKDIFVHENWNATLRTNDISLIRIPYVDYNKDIQPVKLPKIQSRNETYARNESIASGWGRTSNADFTYILQYAKVKIMSNNLCKIYFPYKIISSNLCTFTNNATPCFGDSGGPLVESSNLVQVGISAFTSVKCSQGTPAVFTRVTSFLDWIKDHTGMIF; encoded by the exons ATGAAGGTGCTCGTTATATTTGCTTTGGTGCTAGCCTACGCATCGGGATCGGTTCTTCACGATGAGCTCAAGATTGAGTCTAGTAACATGTGGAATAATCGCAATATTAGCATCATCAACGGACATGATGCTTCTCCCGGACAATTTCCCTATCAAGCCGGACTAATTATGGACAAAGTtgaaaaattttctttttgcggTGGCTCCTtgatcaacaacaattggaTTTTGACTGCTGCGCACTGCACGCATGG TGCCCATGTTGTCTCCATTTTGTTGGGCAGCGTTTTGCTTAACGAGTCCAAAGTTACACTAATCGTTCAAGAGAAAGACATCTTCGTCCACGAAAACTGGAACGCTACTCTTAGAACCAACGACATCTCACTCATCCGCATTCCATATGTGGACTACAACAAAGACATTCAACCCGTTAAGTTGCCGAAGATCCAGTCGCGTAATGAGACCTACGCTCGTAATGAGTCAATAGCTTCCGGCTGGGGACGAACCTCGAACGCTGACTTTACCTATATACTTCAATACGCGAAAGTAAAGATCATGTCGAACAATCTTTGCAAGATTTATTTTCCCTACAAGATTATCTCTTCCAACCTTTGCACTTTCACGAACAATGCAACACCTTGCTTCGGCGACTCTGGTGGCCCATTGGTAGAGTCGAGCAACTTGGTTCAGGTCGGTATATCCGCTTTCACTTCAGTAAAATGTAGTCAAGGAACCCCGGCTGTCTTCACCCGTGTAACGAGTTTTCTCGACTGGATCAAGGATCACACCGGCATGATTTTTTAA
- the LOC133845741 gene encoding lon protease homolog, mitochondrial isoform X2, which produces MFTRAIRMRSMLRGLSTMASTYTRHNRHAQNSMVEYFNEVRLLRFKGAAASTAQTQRYFSRKRGDEDDIMAEAEPELLTDQRDGQQLPATVAVPDVWPHVPMLAMRRHPLFPRFMKIVEVSNPIVMDLLRRKVKLNQPYVGVFLKKTDGEEEIIHNLDDVYAVGTFAQIQELQDLGDKLRMVVVAHRRIRITGQVMEDVQPASKSAEDQSNADTDATSRLVNRSMRKPRGRNARRQTNKREEAAAEELVQRQTLESPLPSGRVKPTATPKPPTVAASETAGEAGEENKDAETTPTTPPVLIVEVENIKLPAYKQTEEVKALTQEIIKTLRDIITMNPLYRESLQQMLHQNQRVVDNPIYLCDLGASLSAGEPGELQKILEETDIPQRLLLALALLKKELELSRLQQKIGREVEEKVKQQHRKYILQEQLKVIKKELGIEKDDKDAIGEKYREKLKDKTVPESIKTVIDEELTKLNFLESHSSEFNVTRNYLDWLTSLPWGVISPENLCLDKATEILNNDHYGMEDIKKRILEFIAVSSLKGTTQGKILCFHGPPGVGKTSIAKSIARALNREYFRFSVGGMTDVAEIKGHRRTYVGAMPGKLIQCLKKTKTENPLVLIDEVDKIGKGYQGDPSSALLELLDPEQNANFLDHYLDVPVDLSRVLFICTANVIDTIPEPLRDRMELIEMSGYVAEEKVAIARQYLIPQAMKDCGLTEKQINITEDALNMLIRSYCRESGVRNLQKQIEKVIRKVAFRLVKKEGEEFPVNADNLTTFLGKQVFSSDRMYNTTPAGVVMGLAWTAMGGSSLYIETSRRHIRAEKPESNTGSLHLTGNLGDVMKESAQIALTVARNFLYTHEPKNKFLEQEHIHLHVPEGATPKDGPSAGVTIITALVSLATGKPVRPDVAMTGEVSLKGKVLTVGGIKEKTIAARRSGVTCLILPVDNKKDFEELPGFITDGLEVHFASDYDDVFKIAFADTNLTTSETSSTTPVAQREKIPSAATASPKTGSS; this is translated from the exons TTGCTGCGTTTCAAGGGAGCCGCTGCTTCGACGGCACAGACTCAGCGGTATTTTAGTCGCAAGCGTGGTGATGAGGATGATATAATGGCGGAGGCGGAACCCGAACTCTTGACGGATCAACGTGACGGACAACAACTACCGGCAACAGTTGCGGTGCCCGATGTTTGGCCCCATGTGCCAATGTTGGCAATGCGCCGGCATCCACTTTTTCCGCGCTTCATGAAGATTGTTGAG GTTTCGAATCCGATTGTTATGGATCTGCTGCGACGCAAAGTGAAGCTTAATCAGCCCTATGTTGGTGTCTTTCTAAAGAAAACCGACGGTGAAGAGGAAATCATACACAATCTGGATGATGTTTATGCCGTGGGCACCTTTGCCCAGATCCAAGAACTTCAAGATTTGGGCGACAAGCTCCGCATGGTTGTGGTGGCACACAGACGCATTCGCATCACTGGGCAGGTGATGGAGGATGTGCAGCCCGCATCAAAGTCAG CTGAAGATCAGTCGAATGCCGATACTGATGCCACATCGCGATTGGTCAATCGTAGCATGCGCAAGCCTCGTGGACGCAATGCCCGACGCCAAACGAATAAGCGTGAAGAGGCCGCTGCCGAAGAGCTTGTGCAGCGCCAGACGCTGGAGTCACCATTGCCAAGTGGTCGTGTGAAGCCTACAGCAACGCCTAAACCACCCACAGTGGCAGCAAGTGAGACCGCTGGCGAAGCCGGTGAAGAAAACAAGGATGCGGaaacaacgccaacaacaccGCCTGTGCTCATTGTGGAGGTAGAGAATATCAAGCTGCCTGCCTACAAGCAAACCGAGGAAGTGAAGGCGCTAACTCAGGAGATCATTAAGACGTTGCGTGATATCATAACCATGAATCCGCTCTACAG GGAGAGCTTGCAGCAGATGCTACATCAAAATCAAAGAGTTGTTGACAACCCCATCTACTTGTGTGATTTGGGCGCTTCCCTGTCAGCTGGTGAACCTGGCGAACTGCAGAAAATATTAGAGGAAACCGAT ATACCTCAACGACTGCTATTAGCACTTGCGTTGCTTAAAAAGGAACTGGAGCTGTCGCGTTTGCAGCAAAAGATTGGACGTGAGGTTGAGGAGAAGGTCAAGCAACAGCATCGCAAATATATACTTCAGGAGCAGTTAAAAGTTATCAAAAAGGAGTTGGGCATTGAGAAGGACGACAAGGATGCCATTGGTGAGAAGTATCGCGAGAAACTCAAAGACAAAACTGTGCCGGAGAGCATTAAAACTGTTATTGACGAAGAGCTGACCAAGCTAAATTTCTTGGAGAGCCACAGCTCagaatttaa cgTTACACGCAACTATTTGGACTGGCTCACCTCACTGCCTTGGGGCGTCATTAGTCCCGAAAACTTGTGCCTTGATAAGGCGACCGAAATTCTGAACAACGATCACTACGGCATGGAGGACATCAAGAAGCGCATCTTGGAGTTCATTGCAGTCAGTTCACTGAAGGGCACAACCCAGGGAAAAATCTTGTGCTTCCATGGTCCGCCTGGTGTGGGAAAAACGAGTATTGCCAAGTCGATAGCACGCGCATTAAATCGCGAATATTTCCGCTTCAGTGTGGGTGGCATGACGGATGTGGCCGAAATTAAGGGACATCGACGCACCTATGTAGGCGCCATGCCCGGCAAACTTATTCAGTGCctgaagaaaacaaaaacggaGAATCCCCTTGTGCTCATCGATGAAGTCGACAAAATTGGCAA AGGCTATCAGGGTGATCCTAGCTCTGCGCTGTTAGAACTGCTCGATCCAGAGCAGAATGCCAATTTCCTTGATCATTACCTCGATGTGCCCGTGGATTTGTCGCGTGTACTGTTCATTTGCACCGCAAATGTCATTGATACCATACCAGAACCTCTCCGTGATCGCATGGAACTGATTGAAATGTCTGGCTATGTGGCTGAAGAGAAGGTGGCCATTGCACGTCAATATCTAATACCACAGGCCATGAAGGATTGCGGTCTAACGgagaaacaaattaatattactgAAGATGCGCTGAATATGCTCATTCGCAGCTATTGCCGTGAGAGTGGTGTACGTAATCTGCAGAAGCAAATCGAGAAGGTCATACGCAAGGTGGCGTTCCGCTTGGTCAAGAAAGAGGGCGAGGAATTCCCCGTCAATGCCGACAACTTGACCACGTTCCTGGGCAAACAAGTCTTTAGCTCCGATCGCATGTACAACACAACACCAGCTGGTGTGGTCATGGGCCTAGCCTGGACGGCCATGGGAGGCTCTTCGTTGTACATTGAGACCTCCAGGCGTCATATACGCGCCGAGAAGCCTGAATCGAACACGGGAAGTCTACATTTGACTGGTAATCTGGGCGATGTGATGAAGGAATCGGCACAAATCGCGCTCACCGTAGCACGCAACTTCCTGTACACGCATGAGCCAAAGAACAAGTTCCTAGAGCAAGA ACACATTCATCTGCATGTGCCTGAGGGCGCTACGCCTAAGGATGGACCCAGTGCAGGTGTAACCATCATCACAGCTTTAGTCTCATTGGCAACCGGGAAGCCAGTGCGTCCTGATGTGGCCATGACGGGTGAGGTGTCACTCAAGGGCAAAGTCTTGACTGTGGGCGGCATCAAGGAGAAGACCATTGCA GCACGACGAAGCGGTGTCACTTGCCTTATTTTACCAGTTGACAATAAGAAGGACTTTGAGGAGTTACCCGGCTTTATTACCGATGGCTTGGAAGTGCACTTTGCTAGCGATTACGACGATGTCTTTAAGATTGCCTTTGCTGACACTAACTTGACGACTTCAGAGACAAGTAGCACCACACCGGTGGCGCAACGTGAGAAGATCCCAAGCGCAGCCACAGCCTCACCTAAGACAGGCAGCTCTTAA
- the LOC133845742 gene encoding venom protease has translation MMKCLQLSFVLLLSFSWQLVLSKSYSNEHIDLLDLSDNDEFQWGADENKLYSQANDNNDSNIDGISNFLSRHRLNKRQAPSDSPLLENKDYGACRTPLGDVGRCRHIIYCRMPELKNDVWRLVSQLCIIEKSAIGICCTDQATNSRFSPQIVSGSDAETPRIINRQPEQRGCGITTRQFPRITGGRPAEADEWPWMAALLREGFSFVWCGGVLITDRHVLTAAHCLENIKKDQLFVRLGEYNTHQLNETRARDFRIASMVLHVDYDTHNYMNDIAMIRIERPTLFNTYIWPVCMPPLNEDWSGRNAIVMGWGTQKFNGAHSKVLMEANLPVWKQSDCQAAMVEHIPSTVICAGLPEGGQDSCQGDSGGPLVVQLPNMRWVTIGIVSWGLGCAQAGRPGVYTRVDRYLDWIISNADI, from the exons ATGATGAAGTGCCTGCAGCTAAGTTTTGTGCTTCTGCTCAGCTTCAGTTGGCAGCTTGTGCTGTCCAAAAGCTATTCCAACGAACACATTG ATCTGCTTGACTTGAGCGACAACGATGAGTTTCAGTGGGGCGCTGACGAGAACAAGTTGTATAGCCAAGCTAATGACAATAATGATAGTAATATAGATGGAATATCCAATTTTCTGTCACGTCATCGACTCAACAAACGTCAAGCTCCGTCTGACAGCCCTTTGTTG GAGAACAAGGATTATGGTGCCTGTCGTACGCCACTTGGCGATGTGGGACGCTGTCGCCACATCATCTACTGTCGCATGCCTGAGTTGAAGAACGATGTGTGGCGTCTGGTCTCGCAGTTGTGCATCATTGAGAAAAG CGCCATTGGCATTTGTTGCACGGATCAAGCGACCAATTCTCGCTTCAGTCCACAGATTGTAAGCGGAAGCGATGCAGAGACTCCACGTATCATTAATCGGCAGCCGGAGCAAAGAGGTTGCGGCATAACGACTCGTCAATTCCCTCGCATCACTGGCGGTCGTCCAGCGGAGGCCGATGAGTGGCCCTGGATGGCAGCATTGCTACGCGAGGGTTTCTCTTTTGTCTGGTGCGGCGGAGTGCTCATCACAGATCGTCATGTCTTAACTGCTGCTCATTGTCTGGAGAACATCAAAAAGGATCAGTTATTCGTACGCCTGGGAGAATACAACACGCAT CAATTGAATGAGACGCGTGCGCGTGATTTTCGCATTGCCAGCATGGTGCTCCATGTGGACTACGATACACACAACTATATGAACGACATTGCCATGATACGCATCGAGCGACCCACGTTGTTTAATACCTACATTTGGCCAGTGTGCATGCCGCCTTTAAATGAGGATTGGTCGGGACGCAATGCCATTGTCATGGGCTGGGGCACGCAAAAGTTTAATGGCGCCCATTCCAAAGTGCTCATGGAG GCAAATTTACCGGTGTGGAAGCAATCGGATTGTCAGGCTGCCATGGTGGAGCACATACCGTCCACAGTCATCTGCGCAGGTCTGCCAGAGGGTGGACAGGACAGTTGCCAAGGCGATAGCGGTGGTCCGTTGGTGGTGCAGTTGCCCAACATGCGTTGGGTCACCATTGGTATTGTCTCCTGGGGCTTGGGCTGCGCTCAAGCAGGTCGTCCTGGTGTCTATACACGCGTCGATCGCTATCTGGACTGGATCATCTCCAATGCAGACAtttaa
- the LOC133844672 gene encoding general odorant-binding protein lush — protein MRLNESTSASRCSKSTCRCMSYQLALALLLLLPRFCDGVNMQQFIQSLDMMRNGCMPKFKVQVDQLDRIRDGDFSFEPDQDLQCYMKCVAQLAGTLTKKGEFSVSKAQAQMPIILPAELQEPAKVALNHCKDAQKEHKDTCAKVYYISKCMADFDRANFKFP, from the exons ATGAGACTCAACGAATCCACTTCAGCTTCCAGGTGTAGCAAAAGCACCTGTAGGTGCATGTCCTACCAGCTAGCGCTTgctctcctgctgctgctgccacgtTTCTGTGACGGCGTCAACATGCAACAGTTTATCCAATCGCTGGACATGATGCGAAACGGTTGCATGCCCAAATTTAAGGTTCAAGTGGATCAATTGGATCGCATTCGAGATGGCGATTTTAGTTTTGAGCCCGATCAAGACTTGCAG TGCTATATGAAATGTGTTGCCCAGCTGGCGGGCACCCTGACCAAGAAGGGCGAGTTCAGTGTGTCCAAGGCTCAGGCTCAAATGCCCATCATTTTGCCTGCTGAGCTGCAGGAACCCGCAAAGGTAGCGCTAAATCATTGCAAGGATGCAC AGAAAGAACACAAGGATACATGCGCGAAGGTCTACTACATAAGCAAGTGCATGGCAGACTTTGATC